In Ruminiclostridium josui JCM 17888, the genomic window CTTTATTTGCATTAAGGAATATCTATACTGTCGATTCATGGACAACATCGCCAGTTACTGCGGTTGATTTTACATGTAAATTAACATGTTTACCAGATAGAATAAGTGGGATAAGCTGGTAATACTTTTAATATGTGAAAAGGGGCTTAATATCCAAATTGTCGGATATTAAACCCCTTTTCTATTATGGGCTTTAGCCTGTTGAGCATGAGGCGAGTTTCTCGGAAGAGAAATGAGCCATGCGAAATAATTAACCACCTGCTACGGGTGGTCATGACTGAACCTTTCACTTATTTTTTAACTTTATTTTTAAGCACTTCTCCTATTGCAGTTATTATAGTAAGTAGTCCAAATAATACTACTATTAAATAACCTAAAAAATAGAGAATTGCAGAAAAATCTTCGAAAAAGTTTGTGTTTATAATACTATAACTTGTAGCATTTTCAAATAACGATACACACATGAACCCAATTCCAATTAAAAAGATTAAGAAAAAGCTTAAATTTTTTTTTATAGAAATCACATCCTTATTATAAGTTATTTTAAGTTTCATATAATTATAACATATTATCCAGTTTATGGAATGTTTTTTAGTTAAAAAATTATTTTCAATGAAATATAGAAAAATCTGGTATATAATAATTATACAATACTAAATAAAAAGAGATTAAGGAGTATTATTTATGATAAATTTCCCTGATAGCCTGTATTATAAAATTAAAGATAAAAAGTGTATTTTATTTTTAGGTTCGGGTGCCACAGTACAATCAGGTGGATGCTTTGGAGAAGACCTTTCACGTTATATTTATGGTCAAATAAATACTGAAATAAAATTTTCGAAAGATTTAGCTAAATATACACAACTTTTAGTAGGTAGTGGTTATAGAGAAGAAATTGAGAAAATAATTAGAAAAAGGTTTAGTAAGCAGAAACCAAGTGAAAGTTTTAGAAAAATTTCATCGTTACCATGGAAAGCAATTTACACAACTAATTATGATGATTTAATTGAGAAATCATATGAAAAACAAGATTACTATCAGTATGTTAACGAAGATATAGAAAATCCAGGTTATATGTACAACGATAATGATATACCGTTATATAAGCTTAACGGTGATATTAGAAAAGCATTTGATGAGAAACATCCATTAATTATAACGATGACAGATTTAAAGAAAAGCAAAATTGCCAATGAAAGGATTGTTTCCAGATTAACTGATGACTTAAATGATACTTTTGTTTTCATAGGATACAGTTTTCAGGATAAAATTATTACAGATATATTAGATTGCTTTATGGCTACGCCAAGATGGGAATCGATTAAAGAGAAGTACATTGTTTCACCAGAATTGTCTGAAGACGATGAGCTACAATTAAGTATATATAATATAAAGCACATTAAAGCATCATCAGATGACTTTTTTGATTATTTAGATAATAGATCACAATCTGATTATCAGATTAAATTGCAACGGATAAAAGCAATGGTTACAAAAAATTCTCCTTTATCAGGATTAAAACCAAGAACTATTAACAATATTTTAGAATGTTTTGAATATTATAACCCTGAAAGTTTGTACCCTTCTGATGGTAAATATTTTTATAGAGGTGGTAATGCAGACTGGGGAATAATAATTAAAGAGTATGATATAAGCAGGAAATTAAAAGTAGTTGATTTAAAAACCAAAACATGTACAGACTATACTTCGTACGATGTTCATAGGATATTTTCTGATATTCATAATACTGGAATAAAGAAGGTATTATTATGTGGCCCTGCAGTTTCAGGAAAAACTACGACATTATATAGAATTGCATATAATTTAATAAAAGAAAATATTTTGTGTTTAGTATTTAAACAACAAGCCAACTATAAGAGGGGAATATTAAAAGATGTAAATCAACAAATTCATAGTGGATTTGTAGTTTTTATTGACAATTTAACTATAAATATAGGTGAAATCCATAAAATGATAGAAGAAGCTACTGAAAATAATATTCCTATTACTTTTTGTATGGCAACTAGATTTTCTGAATGGCAAAATTCGGTGAATGAGTTTAATAAGGCAAAGTTAGAACCAGTTAATTACCAAGTGGAGATGGAAGACTTTATTGAAGAGATTGAGTGTGAGAAGTTATTATCCAAATTGAGTGAAATAAATTTGGTAACTATAAGTAATAAGGCTGAAAAAAGTGCAATGATAAAGAAATTTAGTACAAGTAAGAACCTAATTAAGATTTTATTAGAAATCATTGATAGAAGTAATATTTCAAAGTCTATTTGTTCAGAATATGAGGATCTGTCTCCAGAGGCAAAAATGGCATACGGACTTGTATCTCAGACATACCAATACGATTTAATGATAAAATGGGAAGTATTAAGGCGTGCAATAGAAAAAAAATTTATTTTTGAATGGGATGACTTTATTAAGAAAATATTTAAAGGCGATGCGAGAGGAAATTTATTTGAAGAATTTCTCCAAGGTAATCATTTTATTAGAGGTAGACACCGTTACATATCGAAATTTATTATTGATATCCATTATAAGGGGAGTTTTAAAAATGAAAAGGAAGATATTTTATCTCTAATAAGTGCTGTTACAGAAAATCCTTATGAGGAACGATTTATTGGTTCAGTATTAAATGCAATAATATCAGATGATGAAAGAAATTTAACAAATAATGATTGCTATGAAATTTTAGATGCTGCTATAGATAAATTCTACAATAGTAAGAATATAGCTTTCATCATTCACCTGAAGGGTGAGCTTTTTCTTAAAGAAAGATTATATAAGGATGCACTAAAGTGTTTTGATACAAATGTGCAAAATAAGGAAAACCTTCCACATTCACTTCATTCATTAGGTAAAACATATTTTTATTTGGCACAAGATAAAGAATTAAACAGTGGTGAATTTAGAAATAGTATTAACACTGCATTAGAAAAGCTATTTGAGGGATTGGAACTATTTCGGTATAATGAATTTTATTATTCAATGATAATATCTATATTCAAGTATCTAAAACAACATGACAAGTTTAGTGACTTGGATAGGAAACGAGAAATGAAATTTGAAGAAAGAGCGAAAATAGGTATTGGGATAGATAAATATAAAGAGTTATTAGATGCAAAGTAAATTGCAATTGTAAATTTCAAATTATGAAGATGTATGGCTGAGATGCATACATCTTTTTTCTACCCAAAATCCATTTAAGAAGGTGATTACTTTTGTCAGCAGTTTTCTATAAACAGTGGTTTAAGCCAGTAAATGAAACTCGCACACCAAATAAAAATGCTGAGCATATCCGGTATATTGGTACTCGTCCCGGAGCAATAAAAAATGAGGGAGAAAAGCATGGACTTTTCGGTAACTTGTATGATTCCGATACTCTCGAAGTCAAACATAAGATAAAGGATGTAATGAATATAGTCAAGAAAAAGTCCGAAGAAGGAAAAAACATTTTCAGATCAGTAATTTCATTTTCTCCTGAAAATGCAGCAATAAAGGTAGGAGAACCGATAACAAAAGAGGCATGGCAAGAGCTTATAAAACAACAAATCAGGATAATTGCAGAGGGAAACAACATAAAGATGTCAGATTTCAAATGGGTTGCTGCAGCTCATAACACACCCAGCCATCCCCATGTACATATTGTTTTCTGGGATGAACGTCAGGAGATACGAAAAAACTGGGTCAATCCCAAAGTACCGGACAAAATCAGAGGTAAACTGGTCAAGAACATATTTGAGGATGAGCTGAAAGAATATTATGAGAAAAGAGATGAGAAAAAGTATTTACTTAGGGATATTACAAATGAGATGACAGGTGAGTTTGAAGCCTATCTGGATAAAATGAGCAAGAGAGAATATTCAACACTTACAGATGCAGAATTCTTTTCTGATAAACCGGATAGTCAATTCTGCAAATACCTGGCTCAAAGGCTATTTGAAATAAGAAAAGAGATACCAAAAGGTTCATTAAAGTTTGAGTATCTCAAACCTGATGTAAAGGACAAGCTTATTTCTTTAGTCAGAGAGATGGTTGACATAGATGAAAACCTACAGGAAGCCATATCAGAGTATGTTGAATCAAAGCTGGACATTGCCGGAATGTATTCATTAAAGGAATTGGAACTGGATGCAAAAGCTGATGAATATGAAAAGGAGGCTGAGAAGATTATCGCAAACAAG contains:
- the mobP3 gene encoding MobP3 family relaxase; translation: MSAVFYKQWFKPVNETRTPNKNAEHIRYIGTRPGAIKNEGEKHGLFGNLYDSDTLEVKHKIKDVMNIVKKKSEEGKNIFRSVISFSPENAAIKVGEPITKEAWQELIKQQIRIIAEGNNIKMSDFKWVAAAHNTPSHPHVHIVFWDERQEIRKNWVNPKVPDKIRGKLVKNIFEDELKEYYEKRDEKKYLLRDITNEMTGEFEAYLDKMSKREYSTLTDAEFFSDKPDSQFCKYLAQRLFEIRKEIPKGSLKFEYLKPDVKDKLISLVREMVDIDENLQEAISEYVESKLDIAGMYSLKELELDAKADEYEKEAEKIIANKLLGLTRKFIKKEWDIKNEEFEAGIRERATGQLLTEIFSTLARLTKNNRKNRISRKHVMGGDLSKQARKEKAKEMESTGWDIEK
- a CDS encoding SIR2 family NAD-dependent protein deacylase, coding for MINFPDSLYYKIKDKKCILFLGSGATVQSGGCFGEDLSRYIYGQINTEIKFSKDLAKYTQLLVGSGYREEIEKIIRKRFSKQKPSESFRKISSLPWKAIYTTNYDDLIEKSYEKQDYYQYVNEDIENPGYMYNDNDIPLYKLNGDIRKAFDEKHPLIITMTDLKKSKIANERIVSRLTDDLNDTFVFIGYSFQDKIITDILDCFMATPRWESIKEKYIVSPELSEDDELQLSIYNIKHIKASSDDFFDYLDNRSQSDYQIKLQRIKAMVTKNSPLSGLKPRTINNILECFEYYNPESLYPSDGKYFYRGGNADWGIIIKEYDISRKLKVVDLKTKTCTDYTSYDVHRIFSDIHNTGIKKVLLCGPAVSGKTTTLYRIAYNLIKENILCLVFKQQANYKRGILKDVNQQIHSGFVVFIDNLTINIGEIHKMIEEATENNIPITFCMATRFSEWQNSVNEFNKAKLEPVNYQVEMEDFIEEIECEKLLSKLSEINLVTISNKAEKSAMIKKFSTSKNLIKILLEIIDRSNISKSICSEYEDLSPEAKMAYGLVSQTYQYDLMIKWEVLRRAIEKKFIFEWDDFIKKIFKGDARGNLFEEFLQGNHFIRGRHRYISKFIIDIHYKGSFKNEKEDILSLISAVTENPYEERFIGSVLNAIISDDERNLTNNDCYEILDAAIDKFYNSKNIAFIIHLKGELFLKERLYKDALKCFDTNVQNKENLPHSLHSLGKTYFYLAQDKELNSGEFRNSINTALEKLFEGLELFRYNEFYYSMIISIFKYLKQHDKFSDLDRKREMKFEERAKIGIGIDKYKELLDAK